Part of the Rhodococcus sp. OK302 genome is shown below.
GTGAGATTCTCGAATCCGGGAACGGGGCGCCAGAGCTGCGGGTTGAAGGTCACTTCAGCAACCATAGATGTAGACACGCTGACTCAAACGGATACCTGGAGTAGAACATGTTCTCGGGCGCGCTAACGTGCAGGTCATGAGCGAACACACCGCAGACGGTACGGAGATCGTGGCAGACGAGGAAACGCGCGGCGGGTTTCCCGTGTTTCGTCAGACTCCGGCAGGTCCGGACTTCGGTCGTTTCGTCGAAGCGATGCGCCGGTTGCAGGACCTTGCAGTGTCCACGAACGTGCCCGACGACGTTCTCAGCGAGATCGTCGTCAAGGCCGAGGAATTGGCAGATCGTCTGGCGCCGTTCGAGGTACCGGAAGGTCGATCGCCCGCCGGATCGAACATTCATCTTCCGGGCCGCGGAAGCCTCCTCATGCTTCCGTGGATGGTCGAGAAATTCGACGACGGAGTTGTGCGCAGCACCGGTATGTTCCGTCGCTACCACCTGGGAGGCAATGGTGCCGCTCACGGCGGAACCTTGCCGCTGCTGTTCGACGACATCTTCGGAATGGTCGTTCACGCGGGCGGCCGTCCGATGTCCCGTACCGGCTATCTCCACATCAACTACCGGGCCATCACGCCGCTGAACACGGAACTGGTGATCGAAGGAAAAGTGGATCGGTTCGAGGGTCGCAAGACCTTTGTCAGCGCGCGCCTGACCGACCTCGACGGAAAGCTCCTCGCTGACGGTGAGGCGCTCATGATCGCTCTGCTTCCCGGGCAACCCTGACGTGTTTCCGTCGTACGACGATCTGATCGCTGATGCCCTCGTAGTTTCTCTGCCCCTGCGCGTGCGCTTCCGGGGAATTACGACGCGTGAGGCGTTGCTTCTTCGTGGTCCGGCCGGGTGGGGCGAGTTTGCGCCGTTTGTCGAGTACAACGACGAAGAGGCGTCGCAGTGGCTTCGCGCGGGGATCGAGGCGGCGTGGCTGGGTCCGCCGCCGTCGCTCCGCACAGCGGTTCCGGTCAATGCGACGGTTCCCGCGATCGACGCGTCGGCGGTGCCGGAACTTCTGGAACGTTTTCCCGGCTCTCTCACGGCCAAGATCAAGGTCGCGGAAAAAGGGCAGTCCTTGGCCGACGACGTGGCGCGAGTCAATGCGGTTCGTCGTCACATCCCGAACGTGCGCGTCGACGCCAACGGTGGCTGGAACGTCGACGAGGCTGTCGCGGCTCTGCGAGCGTTGACCGAAGACGGTGACCTCGAATATGCGGAGCAGCCGTGCGCGAGCGTCGAAGAGTTGGTTCGGGTCCGTGCTGCGGGAACCGGCGTGCGGATCGCTGCGGACGAGAGCATCAGGCGCGCCGAAGATCCGCTGCGGGTGGTGCGCGCCGGGGGAGCCGACGTGGCAGTGGTGAAGGTGCCCCCGCTGGGCGGTATGCGGGCCGTGGTGGCGCTCTCGGCGCAGTTAGCTGAGTACGGAGTGCCGGTAGTGGTTTCCAGTGCACTCGACACGGCTGTCGGGATGTCTGCAGGGTTGGCTGCGGCGGCGGCTTTGTCGGACTTGCCTTTTGCGTGTGGACTCGGCACCGGCGGTTTGTTCGTCCGGGATGTCGCGGTTACCGGAAAAGCAATCGAGGGTGCTTTGCCTGTAGGTGTGGTCGAGCCTGATCCGGCACTGCTCGAGGCGTTGGCCGCGACACCGGATCGCCGCAGTTGGTGGCTCGACAGAGTTCGCCGGTGCCATCGGATACTCGGTAATCGCGGCGAGTTCGATTTCGTATAGTCTCGGGCCCGACCTGATGAACATCAGTGCAGAATGAAGGGATCGAAAGTGGTTGTAGCTCTGAACGAAACACTGCTCCAGGAATCACGGGTTCCCGCGGTCGTCGCGGACGTGCAGACCTTGATCGACGCAGAGGTTTCGGATAAGTCGGGGGCCTCAGGGCTAGTTCTCAAGGGTGGCTACGGCGCAGTCAAGAAGGTGAAGGCATCCATCGTGCCGGACGCCGTCACCGCGCTTCTGCCGGCCTTCGTGGCAAAGCTCGAGCCGTACTGGCAGGAATTCTCCGCTTCGGGCGACGCCAGCTTCGCCGAGTTCATCACCGCTCGCGGAGACGCCGTTGCCGACTCCCTCCTCGAGGTGACGGACGAGCGTATCGACGGCAGCGACAAGGCAGTCATCAAGTCGACGTACTCCAAGCTGCGTGGCTCGGCCAAGAAGCACGTGACGGCAGCTCTGCCGCGTCTGGGTGATCTGATCCAGAAGCACGCTGCCTAAGTTTTTCGCAAGACAAGAGCGGCCGGGGAGTTTCGACTCCCCGGCCGTTCTCAGTTGGCCGCGTGGCCGACGCGCCAGAAGCCCGTGAATGAGATGTCTTGTTTCGCAAAGTTACGGTCGTTGACGAGGTGGCGTCGTAGTCCGGTTGTCAGGGCCTGCTCGCCACCTACGAAGGTGTACGACGGCCCCGTTGGCAGCTCGGCTGCTCGGACTGTCTCGAGCGCGAGCGTGCCAGGCTTGGCCTGTGGGTTTTCGCGGACGAGCCAGTGGACGTTGACGCCTGCTAGTTCAGGATGTTCTTGCTTGTCGTCGACGTGCGGAATCTCGATGAAGACCTCGGCGCGCAGATCGGTGGGGGCGGAATCGAGGATTCCGAGGATCGCGGGCAGTGCGCTCTCATCGCCGACCAGCAGTTGCCAGGTGGCGTCGGGCCCGGGGTTGTAGATGAGTCCCTCGTCCAGGACACCGACCTTGTCGCCGGACGCGGCATTCTCAGCCCAGGCCGAGGCCGGCCCGATATCGCCGTGGAATGCAAAATCGATGTCGATTTCGGGAGTTTCTCCGAAAAGTCCCGCGCCGGCGGCTCGATAGGCGCGGACCGTATAGGCGCGAAGAATTGGCCGGACGTCCTTGGGGATGCGGAGGTACTGGGCGTACCAAAGAGCACTTGCCGCACTCGGTAGTCGCAGTTCGCCGTGACGGGACTGAGGAATCTCGCCGTGACCGGCCTGGGGGATGAAGATGCGGAACCACTGATCGGCACCCATGGGCGTGATGGTGGAGAGTTCGTCGCCGGCGATCGTGATTCGGATGAAGCTGGGGCTGATTCGTTTGTTTGCCACGACTTCTGCAGTCGCGACACTGCGGGTCGCAGGTTTCACGAATTTCGAGCGCTTGGCCATGGCTGGGTACCCCGATCAAAGACAATAGGTCAGGCAACCCTAACTTACGTTAGGTGGTTCGGGGAGTCCGGGGGCGCTCCTTGACGATCACCTCGGGCGGTAGACCCCACTCGGCCCGACCCAAACGGCTCATCGGCGCCAACGCGCCGAAATCGGGCAGACCATCGTCGCCGAGCGCTTCCGATTTCACCACAACCGCGACGACATTCCCCATCACCACAAACGAATTGCCCACCTCGATCACCTGGTGAAGCGTGCATTCGATCGCAATCGGGGAATCTGCTACCCGAACCGGACGTACCCGCTCACTCGGTTCATTCTTGATGTCGAGTTCGAGAAATTCATCGGCATCAGCGTCGTAGAACGCCGAACTGTCGTTGACGGCATCCTGCAGCGACGCCGTCGCCAGATTGATCACGAATTCGCCGGTCGCCTCGATATTGCGCAGACTGTCCTTACGGCCCACCGAGGTGAACTGCACGATCGGCGGGGTAGAGCTCGCCACAGTGAAGAAGCTGTAGGGAGCCAGATTGCCGACGCCGTCCGACGAGAGCGTCGACACCCACGCGATGGGCCGCGGGACAACCGATGCCGTGAGTAGCTGGTAGAACCGGCGGGGTTCGGTATCGGCAGGATCGAAGAGTGTGCGCACTCACACATCGTGCCCCCTCAGACGCGCACGCTCCCACATCTGACACTCTTGAAGCGTGAATCCGTCCACAGCACAAGCCACAGCCGTCGTCGACGAACTGGTCCGCGGTGGCGTGCGTGAAGTCGTGCTCTGTCCAGGCTCTCGCAACGCACCTCTTGCATTTGCTCTGCAGGCCGCAGACCTCGAGGGACGGCTGCGTCTGCATATGCGGATCGACGAGCGGACGGCAGGCTTCCTGGCGCTCGGCTTGGCGATCGCCGGCAAGCGTCCGGTGCCCATTGTCATGACCTCCGGTACAGCTGTTGCCAACCTCGGACCGGCGGTGCTCGAAGCGAACTACGCCCGAGTCCCCGTGGTGGTCCTGAGCGCCAATCGGCCGTACGAAATGCTCGGAACCGGAGCCAACCAGACCGTCGAGCAGCTCGGATTGTTCGGCAGCCAGGTGCGCGCGACAATCAGTCTCGGTTTGGCAGAAGACGATTCAACACAGAACAGCCAGTGGCGCTCGGCAGTATGCCGGGTCCTCGCTGCTGCGCGTGGCACTCGCTCCGGCAACGCCGGACCCGTTCACTTCGACATACCGCTGCGCGAGCCGCTGGTCCCGGACGTTCACCGGCAAGGCCCCGTTCCGGAAGGCCGCCCCGGCGGAGCAGCCTGGACTACCACGCAGAACGCGACGCTCGACGTTCCCGTCGACCTGGATCTCACCGCCGATACCGTCGTCATCTCCGGACACGGAAGCGCGCTGCGCCCGGAACTTGCGGGACTGCCGACCGTCGCCGAACCCACCGCGCCGATGCACGGAATTCCTCTCCACCCGCTCGCGCTGTCCCAGCTCAAGCCGAGGCAGGCCATCATCACCGGCCGCCCCACCCTGCACCGTCAGGTGTCCAAAGTGCTGGCAGATCCGAGCGTCGACGTGTACGCACTGACCACCGGCCCGCGCTGGCCCGACGTCTCCGGCAACGTGCTCGCGACCGGAACTCGAGCGGTTGTCAGCGGAACCCCCGACCCCGCGTGGATCAAGCGATGCGTTTCGTTGACCGATCACGCCGACGCCGCTGTTCGTAAGCAACTCGACGCACATCCCAAGGCGACGGGGCTGCACGTTGCCGCTGCGGTGATGGGCGTGCTCACGGACGGTGACCAGTTGTTGCTCGGCGCCTCCAACCCGGTTCGGGACGCAGCTCTCGTGAGTTACCCCAAGCCGACGGTTCGTGTCCTCTCCAACCGCGGTGTCGCCGGCATCGACGGCACAGTCTCCGCGGCCGTCGGAGCTGCGCTGGCGTACGACGAGGGACGCACCGTCGCGCTGATGGGCGACCTCACGTTCCTCCACGATGCATCCGGCCTCCTGATCGGTACGGGCGAGCCGAGGCCGCGGGACCTCACGATCGTGGTCGCCAACGATGACGGCGGCGGCATCTTCGAACTGCTCGAACAGGGTGACCCGCAGTACGCCGGCGTTTTCGAGCGAGTTTTCGGAACGCCTCACGGTATGGATCTGGCGGCACTGTGTGCGGCCTACCGGGTTCCGCATACAGCCGTGGGCGTCGACGGACTTGCGGCGGCGTTGGCGCAACCCGCCGGCGGTATCCGAGTTCTCGAAGTGCCGACCGACCGCAGTGGCCTGCGCGAGCTTCATGCATCCGTGCGAGCGCAGCTGTGACAGAAGCTGTTCTCCGTCGTTTCCGCATCGGAATTCTGGTTGTTGCGATCGGTATCTCGGTTCTCGCGGTCGTACTTGTCCTCGGCGCGTGGCGCAACGACCGGACCATCGAAGCCGACATGGGTACGGCAACTGCCGAGGTGCTCTCGGCCGGTTCTCTACGTTCCGCAATCAGCTTCGTCACCCCCGACGGTGCAAACCGAAACCCGCCACTCGGAGTTCTCTATCCCACCAATCTGACTGTGGGACAGCGCATCGAGGTCGAGTACGCGAAGAGTGACCCCGACCTGGTGCGAGTAGCCGGACGTAATGCTTCCGTCGCCCTGATCCCCGCCGGATCGGTCATCGTCGTGACGTGGCTGCTGGTGGGACCGATGATCTGGTACCTCCGCAAACGAGAAAGCGCGACCCGTATTCCGAAGCCCGACACCTCGAATTAGCTTGCTCTTCACACGAACACGGCGTGGACTTTTCCCGGTCCTGTCACCGTAATCGGTGTGAGAGTAGCCATCGTTGCGGAGTCCTTCCTGCCCAACATGAACGGCGTCACCAACTCGGTACTGCGCGTGCTCGAACACCTCGACCGGGCCGGCCACGACGCCCTGGTCATCGCGCCCGACACCGTTGGCTCAGAACCATCCGCGCCAACCGAACACGAAGGCGTACAGGTTATTCGAGTGCCTGCCGTCATGGTGCCCAAAGTCAGTTCGCTGCCGGTCGGATTGCCGGGGCCACGGCTGGTTTCGGCGGTCCGTGAATTTGCGCCGGACGTCATACACCTCGCGTCGCCCTTCCTGCTGGGAGCCGGGGGAGTGGGCATTGCCCAACGTCTCCAGGTGTCCACCGTCGCGGTCTACCAGACCGACGTCGCGGGCTTCGCAGAAAGCTACGGACTCGGCATCGCCAGTCGGGCCGCGTGGGCGTGGACCCGGCGAATACACAAGAGCTGCAACCGGACCCTGGCGCCGTCGACCGCGGCTGTCGACGCCCTCGCAAAACACGGCATTCCTCGCGTCCACAAGTGGGCCCGGGGCGTCGACGCCCAACGATTTGTACCGTCGCGTCGTAGCGCGGAACTGCGCCGGACCTGGATCGGCGACGCAGACCGTCTGGTTATCGGATTTGTCGGACGGCTGGCGCCCGAGAAGCACGTCGAACGGCTGGCTGCGTTGGCCGGAGATCGGAGTTTGCAACTCGTTGTTGTCGGCGACGGGCCGGACCGAGACCGCTTGCGCACGTTGATGCCAGACGCGATCTTCACCGGGCAGCTCGACGGGACTGCCTTGGCCGACGCCTATGCGAGCCTGGACGTATTTGTGCATCCCGGCGAACACGAGACCTTCTGCCAAGCGGTGCAGGAAGCCCTCGCGAGCGGCGTGCCCGTCATCGGGCCTGATGCCGGTGGCCCACGGGATCTGATCTCGCATTGCCGCAACGGCTATCTGCTCCCGGTCGGGAGGTTTACCGACCTGCTTCCAGGCGCGGTCGACGCGTTGCGTCAGCAGGATCTACGAGCAGCACTCGGCACCGCTGCCCGGCGTTCGGTGTTGCACCGAACCTGGCCCGCCATCTGTGACGAGCTGCTGCGCCACTACGAAGATGTGGCGGGTCAGGGGTGGCGCACGAGTGCCCGAGCAGCCTGAACACCTTCGCAACCTGAGGGTTGGTAGCGTTTCCGGTGTGGCCACTACACACGGAACCCGGGCAACTCTCGACAAACAGCCGCGCGAAGTCGCGTCGATGTTCGATGACGTCGCGGAGCGATACGACCTCACCAACACCGTGCTGTCCTTCGGCCAGGACAAAGGGTGGCGCAAAGCCACCCGCGAGGCTCTGGACCTGAAGCCGGGCGAAAAGGTACTCGACCTCGCGGCCGGTACCGGAGTCTCGACAGTCGAACTGGGACGATCCGGAGCTTGGTGTGTCGCCACCGACTTCTCCAAGGGCATGCTGAAGGCCGGACGCGCACGCAACGTGCCGATGGTGGCGGGCGACGCCATGAACCTTCCTTACGCCGACGACGTGTTCGACGCCGCGACTATTTCCTTCGGCCTGCGCAACGTCTCCGACTTCGAGGCCGGCCTGCGCGAGATCGCCCGCGTCACCAAACCAGGCGGACGCCTCGTTGTCAGCGAGTTCTCGACCCCCGTGTTCAGCCCGTTCCGCACGGTCTACATGGAATACCTGATGAAGGCGCTCCCGCAGGTCGCCCGCGCCGTGAGCAGCAACCCGGACGCCTACGTCTACCTCGCCGAATCCATTCGGGCCTGGCCGACGCAGGAAGAACTGGCCCGCAAGATCGAGGCTGCCGGCTGGAAGAACGTCAAATGGCGCAACCTCACCGGTGGCGTCGTAGCGCTGCATTACGCAACGCGGTAGTCAGCCGAAGAGTGGTCGGGAGTCGATCCTTCGGGACGCGGCTCCCGACGCCCGCCATGCCCGCGCCGTCAGGTCGGCGTCGGCATCGGTGACGAGGTTTCCCATCACCCGCACCGCGATGGTCATCAGAGCCTTCGAGCGCATCGCGATGGGTCCGGACGCCGGTAGGAACTGCGGGACGGTGAGCAGTCCGGCAAGGCGACGCGCCACCGAGAATGCCTGCCCGTAATGCTCTCGAAGGACGCTCGGCCACAGCTCGGTCAGATCGTCGGCGCCGAGGTGTTCGACTATCAACCGTCCGCCTTCGAGGGCGTAGTCGATGCCCTCACCGTTGAGTGGATTCACACAGGCCGCGGCGTCGCCGATGATCGCCCAGTTGCGTCCGGCGATGTTCGAAACCGCACCGCCCATGGGCAGTAAAGCTGAAGCGACGGAATGGATTTCACTGTTCCAGGACCATTCGCTGCGGCGCTGTTCCGTATACAGATCGAGGAGTGGACGGAGCGCTCCGGAGGCCGGTCGCTTGGCTGTCGCCAAGGTGCCGACGCCGATGTTCACCTCGCCTGTCCCCAGCGGGAAAATCCAGCCGTAACCCGCTTGGATCGTGCCGGCTCCGTCGCGGAGTTCCAGATGCGAGGTGATCCACGGGTCCGCGCTACGGGGCGTTCCGACGTACGCACGGGCCGCAACGCCGTACGCGGTCTCCCGATGCCATTCGCGCCCCAGCTTCTTGCCGAGGGTCGAGCGAACGCCGTCGGCGACGATCAAGGTTCGGCAGCGCAGAGTGCTGTTGCCCGAGGGGCCTGACAGGACGACCCCGGTCACCCGATCGCCGCTGAGTTCGACGTCGACGGCCTTGGTGCCCTCGATCATCACCGCACCTGATTCGATCGCGCACCGGCGGATCCTGTCATCCATTTCGGTGCGGGGGACAGCGCTCCCGATCGACGGGAACGATGTCCCCGGCCATTCCAATTCCAGTTCCTGACCGAAACCCGACAGACGGAGTCCACGGTTGGTCGTATGTGATCTAACCCACTCACCCAGGCCTAGTTGATCGAGTTCGGCGACGGCGCGCGGAGTGAGTCCATCACCACATGTCTTGTCTCGGGGGAACACGGCAGCGTCGACGAGAACTACGTCGCGGCCACTGCGTGCGGCCCAGGCTGCGGCCGAAGAACCCGCTGGACCAGCACCGATGATCACAATGTCGGTTTCGGTCGGCTGCGGATTCACGGCGGGGGACTGCTCTTCTCCGGACACACTCACATCTTCCCAGGCTCATGTTCACGACCGTGGCGAGGCCGTCCGGTGAGCGAGGCGCTAGGTTCACTACCGTGGGAACCGAGCCGTCACTGACGACAGGAATGGGTACTGACATCGTGAGCACCGAAAAGACTGCTGCCGACGCAACAGCAGTGAGCACCGTCGTTGCAGGAATCGACTTGGGCAACGACGAGCTTGCTGCAGTAGTTCGTAGTGGACTCTCCGATGTCGAAGAATTGTTGGTCAGCGAGCTGTCCGACGGGGAGGACTTCCTCACCGAAGCCGCGCTGCATCTCGCGCGCGCCGGCGGGAAGCGTTTCCGTCCGATGTTCACGATCCTGACGGCACAGCTCGGACCCAATCCGACTGATCCGTCCATCATCACCGCAGCCACCGTCACAGAACTCGTGCACCTCGCGACGCTCTATCACGACGACGTCATGGACGAGGCGTCCATGCGACGCGGCGCTCCGAGTGCCAACGCACGCTGGGGTAACAGCGTCGCCATCCTGGCCGGTGACTACTTGTTCGCTCACGCGTCACGGTTGGTCTCGACTCTCGGCCCCGAAGCCGTCCGCATCATCGCCGAGACATTCGCGGAGCTGGTCACAGGCCAGATGCGTGAAACGATCGGTGCCCGTCAAGAACAAGATTCGATCGAGCACTACCTCAAGGTCGT
Proteins encoded:
- a CDS encoding PaaI family thioesterase is translated as MSEHTADGTEIVADEETRGGFPVFRQTPAGPDFGRFVEAMRRLQDLAVSTNVPDDVLSEIVVKAEELADRLAPFEVPEGRSPAGSNIHLPGRGSLLMLPWMVEKFDDGVVRSTGMFRRYHLGGNGAAHGGTLPLLFDDIFGMVVHAGGRPMSRTGYLHINYRAITPLNTELVIEGKVDRFEGRKTFVSARLTDLDGKLLADGEALMIALLPGQP
- a CDS encoding o-succinylbenzoate synthase, giving the protein MFPSYDDLIADALVVSLPLRVRFRGITTREALLLRGPAGWGEFAPFVEYNDEEASQWLRAGIEAAWLGPPPSLRTAVPVNATVPAIDASAVPELLERFPGSLTAKIKVAEKGQSLADDVARVNAVRRHIPNVRVDANGGWNVDEAVAALRALTEDGDLEYAEQPCASVEELVRVRAAGTGVRIAADESIRRAEDPLRVVRAGGADVAVVKVPPLGGMRAVVALSAQLAEYGVPVVVSSALDTAVGMSAGLAAAAALSDLPFACGLGTGGLFVRDVAVTGKAIEGALPVGVVEPDPALLEALAATPDRRSWWLDRVRRCHRILGNRGEFDFV
- a CDS encoding DUF6918 family protein is translated as MVVALNETLLQESRVPAVVADVQTLIDAEVSDKSGASGLVLKGGYGAVKKVKASIVPDAVTALLPAFVAKLEPYWQEFSASGDASFAEFITARGDAVADSLLEVTDERIDGSDKAVIKSTYSKLRGSAKKHVTAALPRLGDLIQKHAA
- a CDS encoding siderophore-interacting protein, whose protein sequence is MAKRSKFVKPATRSVATAEVVANKRISPSFIRITIAGDELSTITPMGADQWFRIFIPQAGHGEIPQSRHGELRLPSAASALWYAQYLRIPKDVRPILRAYTVRAYRAAGAGLFGETPEIDIDFAFHGDIGPASAWAENAASGDKVGVLDEGLIYNPGPDATWQLLVGDESALPAILGILDSAPTDLRAEVFIEIPHVDDKQEHPELAGVNVHWLVRENPQAKPGTLALETVRAAELPTGPSYTFVGGEQALTTGLRRHLVNDRNFAKQDISFTGFWRVGHAAN
- a CDS encoding flavin reductase family protein → MRTLFDPADTEPRRFYQLLTASVVPRPIAWVSTLSSDGVGNLAPYSFFTVASSTPPIVQFTSVGRKDSLRNIEATGEFVINLATASLQDAVNDSSAFYDADADEFLELDIKNEPSERVRPVRVADSPIAIECTLHQVIEVGNSFVVMGNVVAVVVKSEALGDDGLPDFGALAPMSRLGRAEWGLPPEVIVKERPRTPRTT
- the menD gene encoding 2-succinyl-5-enolpyruvyl-6-hydroxy-3-cyclohexene-1-carboxylic-acid synthase, whose product is MNPSTAQATAVVDELVRGGVREVVLCPGSRNAPLAFALQAADLEGRLRLHMRIDERTAGFLALGLAIAGKRPVPIVMTSGTAVANLGPAVLEANYARVPVVVLSANRPYEMLGTGANQTVEQLGLFGSQVRATISLGLAEDDSTQNSQWRSAVCRVLAAARGTRSGNAGPVHFDIPLREPLVPDVHRQGPVPEGRPGGAAWTTTQNATLDVPVDLDLTADTVVISGHGSALRPELAGLPTVAEPTAPMHGIPLHPLALSQLKPRQAIITGRPTLHRQVSKVLADPSVDVYALTTGPRWPDVSGNVLATGTRAVVSGTPDPAWIKRCVSLTDHADAAVRKQLDAHPKATGLHVAAAVMGVLTDGDQLLLGASNPVRDAALVSYPKPTVRVLSNRGVAGIDGTVSAAVGAALAYDEGRTVALMGDLTFLHDASGLLIGTGEPRPRDLTIVVANDDGGGIFELLEQGDPQYAGVFERVFGTPHGMDLAALCAAYRVPHTAVGVDGLAAALAQPAGGIRVLEVPTDRSGLRELHASVRAQL
- a CDS encoding DUF3592 domain-containing protein, which produces MTEAVLRRFRIGILVVAIGISVLAVVLVLGAWRNDRTIEADMGTATAEVLSAGSLRSAISFVTPDGANRNPPLGVLYPTNLTVGQRIEVEYAKSDPDLVRVAGRNASVALIPAGSVIVVTWLLVGPMIWYLRKRESATRIPKPDTSN
- a CDS encoding glycosyltransferase family 4 protein — translated: MRVAIVAESFLPNMNGVTNSVLRVLEHLDRAGHDALVIAPDTVGSEPSAPTEHEGVQVIRVPAVMVPKVSSLPVGLPGPRLVSAVREFAPDVIHLASPFLLGAGGVGIAQRLQVSTVAVYQTDVAGFAESYGLGIASRAAWAWTRRIHKSCNRTLAPSTAAVDALAKHGIPRVHKWARGVDAQRFVPSRRSAELRRTWIGDADRLVIGFVGRLAPEKHVERLAALAGDRSLQLVVVGDGPDRDRLRTLMPDAIFTGQLDGTALADAYASLDVFVHPGEHETFCQAVQEALASGVPVIGPDAGGPRDLISHCRNGYLLPVGRFTDLLPGAVDALRQQDLRAALGTAARRSVLHRTWPAICDELLRHYEDVAGQGWRTSARAA
- a CDS encoding demethylmenaquinone methyltransferase; the encoded protein is MATTHGTRATLDKQPREVASMFDDVAERYDLTNTVLSFGQDKGWRKATREALDLKPGEKVLDLAAGTGVSTVELGRSGAWCVATDFSKGMLKAGRARNVPMVAGDAMNLPYADDVFDAATISFGLRNVSDFEAGLREIARVTKPGGRLVVSEFSTPVFSPFRTVYMEYLMKALPQVARAVSSNPDAYVYLAESIRAWPTQEELARKIEAAGWKNVKWRNLTGGVVALHYATR
- a CDS encoding geranylgeranyl reductase family protein, coding for MSGEEQSPAVNPQPTETDIVIIGAGPAGSSAAAWAARSGRDVVLVDAAVFPRDKTCGDGLTPRAVAELDQLGLGEWVRSHTTNRGLRLSGFGQELELEWPGTSFPSIGSAVPRTEMDDRIRRCAIESGAVMIEGTKAVDVELSGDRVTGVVLSGPSGNSTLRCRTLIVADGVRSTLGKKLGREWHRETAYGVAARAYVGTPRSADPWITSHLELRDGAGTIQAGYGWIFPLGTGEVNIGVGTLATAKRPASGALRPLLDLYTEQRRSEWSWNSEIHSVASALLPMGGAVSNIAGRNWAIIGDAAACVNPLNGEGIDYALEGGRLIVEHLGADDLTELWPSVLREHYGQAFSVARRLAGLLTVPQFLPASGPIAMRSKALMTIAVRVMGNLVTDADADLTARAWRASGAASRRIDSRPLFG
- a CDS encoding polyprenyl synthetase family protein, with product MGTDIVSTEKTAADATAVSTVVAGIDLGNDELAAVVRSGLSDVEELLVSELSDGEDFLTEAALHLARAGGKRFRPMFTILTAQLGPNPTDPSIITAATVTELVHLATLYHDDVMDEASMRRGAPSANARWGNSVAILAGDYLFAHASRLVSTLGPEAVRIIAETFAELVTGQMRETIGARQEQDSIEHYLKVVWEKTGSLIAAAGRFGGTFSGFDAAHIERLERLGDAVGVAFQIADDIIDISSVAEQSGKTPGTDLREGVHTLPVLYAFQEEGADADRLRELLAGPVTEDADVEEALALLDRSPGMAKAKAKLGEYVVAARAQLAELPQGPANEALVRLIDYTVERVG